The DNA window TCACTGATGGGCGGAGAGTTCTTCCCGCACGATCTGACGAATGAGATCCGGCGTCAAAGGGTGCTCGGTCCGTCCTAGATGGGCGTGCAGAGCCTCATTGATGAGCGTTTGGTAGCCCTTCCCTGTCTTTTCGGACTGAGCCTTGAAATGTTGGACAATCGTCTCATCAAGATAGATGGTGATTCGCGTCTTGCCGGTCAAAGGAACGACAGTCCCGCGCTTCCCTTTTGAAAAGTCATATTCCTTTTTCATATACTCGTCTTTCTTTTGGCTCAGCCTTCCGAACCGAAATCAAGCGGACTTCGTCGTTCCGGTAGGTGTAGACAACAACCATCAATGTCCCAAAGAAGTTTGCACCCATCGAAACAAAACGCTGTTCTCCTTCTGCCACATCATCCTCAATCGTCAAGGCCAAGGGGTCGTTCAAGACACCATCCCCATCTGCGAGAGAAACACCATGTTGACGAATATTCGTAGCGTTTTTCTTGGGATCGAAGACAACTTTCACGACCTCAATATATGTATATTGTGCATATATTGCAACGAGGCTGAAGAAAGCTGAGAGAGTACGCTCGCTCTTCGCCACACAATGAAAAAAGCCTTCCCAGGTTCACCTGAGAAGGCTTCAAGAGGAAAAAAGCCTAGTTGAAGCTACCTACTGCCCCCCAGCCACGTCAACCCGCGCCTGCGCCCACCGGCGGGTCTGGGAGGTTTCGGCATAGTCCGGGTCAGTCTCACCCAGTGTTTTCAGTTGCTCTTCGGCTTGGCTCAGGGCCGTGCGGGCAGCCTCAAGGTCAATCTCGTCGGCCAATTCTGCGCTATCGGCCAGAACGGTCATGACGTTGTCCACTACCTCGGCAAAACCGCCGCTGAGCGCCAAACGGGTGGGCTGATTGCCCCGCATATATTCCAGGCGACCGGCCTGCAGGGAGGACAGGAAGGTAATATGGTTGGGCAGGACGCCGAATTCCCCGACCGTACCGGGCGCCCTGACCTCATCGACC is part of the Desulfurellaceae bacterium genome and encodes:
- a CDS encoding BrnA antitoxin family protein; protein product: MKKEYDFSKGKRGTVVPLTGKTRITIYLDETIVQHFKAQSEKTGKGYQTLINEALHAHLGRTEHPLTPDLIRQIVREELSAHQ
- a CDS encoding BrnT family toxin, yielding MAKSERTLSAFFSLVAIYAQYTYIEVVKVVFDPKKNATNIRQHGVSLADGDGVLNDPLALTIEDDVAEGEQRFVSMGANFFGTLMVVVYTYRNDEVRLISVRKAEPKERRVYEKGI
- a CDS encoding F0F1 ATP synthase subunit epsilon, encoding MAETLRLLLVTPERTLLDEEVDEVRAPGTVGEFGVLPNHITFLSSLQAGRLEYMRGNQPTRLALSGGFAEVVDNVMTVLADSAELADEIDLEAARTALSQAEEQLKTLGETDPDYAETSQTRRWAQARVDVAGGQ